One Kitasatospora sp. NBC_01266 genomic window carries:
- a CDS encoding ROK family transcriptional regulator — protein sequence MINRSEQPQGLITPGQRAEYMRQGNASAVLRAVLAYGPVSRAEIARHTGLSAPSVTKLTSTLIDAGLLGELAPVEPTQGRPRVPLRVDPERTVALGVHFGLLRTTFGLVGLDGRVLVERELAHGGAQELTPRRIVAAATEGVRAFLDEKLAGRRLVGTGVSIGGWVDGVRGLVVEHGPLGWRNVDLLAELAGRLPGPLVLEQTVRAIARAELWFGAGREVDDFALVFIGNVLGAAIVVDRTVHRGPGAAAGGIEHLPVTDDPAVRCPRCGTGCLSVAAGDLALVAEARAAGLLDPAPSGPAGGSLDLERLVAAARPAGSGSGDERAQHLLRRRARRAGRAVATLVDLLNPSRVVLAGGILVAEEYLDDLRAEVAERSHRGAAVAEDIVPAVFGARTLVRSSAVPVLERVITEPFTSLGLL from the coding sequence GTGATCAACCGCAGCGAGCAGCCCCAAGGGCTGATCACCCCCGGTCAGCGTGCCGAGTACATGCGGCAGGGCAACGCCTCCGCGGTGCTGCGCGCCGTGCTCGCCTACGGCCCCGTCTCCCGCGCCGAGATCGCCCGGCACACCGGGCTCTCCGCGCCCAGCGTCACCAAGCTGACCAGCACCCTGATCGACGCCGGACTGCTCGGCGAGCTCGCCCCCGTGGAACCCACCCAGGGCCGCCCCCGGGTGCCGCTGCGGGTCGACCCCGAGCGCACCGTCGCGCTGGGCGTGCACTTCGGCCTGCTGCGCACCACCTTCGGGCTGGTCGGCCTGGACGGGCGGGTGCTGGTGGAGCGCGAACTGGCGCACGGCGGCGCCCAGGAGCTGACGCCGCGCCGGATCGTCGCCGCCGCCACCGAGGGAGTGCGGGCCTTCCTGGACGAGAAGCTGGCCGGGCGCCGCCTGGTCGGCACCGGCGTCAGCATCGGCGGCTGGGTGGACGGTGTCCGCGGCCTGGTGGTCGAGCACGGGCCGCTGGGCTGGCGGAACGTGGACCTGCTGGCCGAGCTGGCCGGCCGGCTGCCGGGCCCGCTGGTGCTGGAGCAGACCGTGCGCGCCATCGCGCGGGCCGAGCTCTGGTTCGGCGCCGGGCGCGAGGTGGACGACTTCGCGCTGGTCTTCATCGGCAACGTGCTGGGCGCGGCGATCGTGGTGGACCGTACGGTGCACCGCGGCCCCGGCGCGGCGGCCGGCGGCATCGAGCACCTGCCGGTCACCGACGATCCGGCGGTGCGCTGCCCGCGCTGCGGGACCGGCTGCCTGAGCGTGGCGGCCGGCGATCTCGCGCTGGTCGCCGAGGCCCGCGCGGCCGGACTGCTGGACCCCGCCCCCAGCGGCCCGGCCGGCGGCTCGCTGGACCTGGAGCGCCTGGTGGCCGCCGCCCGCCCGGCCGGCTCCGGCAGCGGGGACGAGCGGGCCCAGCACCTGCTGCGCCGCCGCGCCCGCCGGGCCGGGCGGGCGGTCGCCACCCTGGTCGACCTGCTCAACCCGAGCCGGGTGGTGCTGGCCGGCGGCATCCTGGTGGCCGAGGAGTACCTGGACGACCTGCGCGCCGAGGTCGCCGAGCGCAGCCACCGCGGCGCCGCGGTGGCCGAGGACATCGTGCCCGCCGTGTTCGGCGCCCGGACCCTGGTGCGGTCCTCGGCGGTGCCGGTGCTGGAGCGGGTCATCACCGAACCGTTCACCTCCCTGGGGTTGCTGTGA
- a CDS encoding SDR family oxidoreductase: MPQQIAVVTGAGSGVGRAVALELAAAGWQLALAGRRAEPLHETAALSGTPAAVIPTDVTDPAAVDALFTGTAQRFGRVDLLFNNAGTFGPQTPLEDLSYQDWRAVVDLNLTGAFLCAQAAFRQLKRQRPQGGRIINNGSISAHVPRPQSIAYTATKHAVTGLTKSLSLDGRPYRIACGQIDIGNAATDMTAAMNLGVRQADGRIAPEPTMDVADVARTVRHMAELPLEANIQFATVLATTMPYVGRG, encoded by the coding sequence ATGCCGCAGCAGATCGCCGTCGTCACCGGAGCCGGCAGCGGAGTGGGCCGCGCCGTCGCGCTCGAACTCGCCGCCGCCGGCTGGCAACTCGCGCTGGCCGGACGCCGGGCCGAACCGCTGCACGAGACCGCCGCACTGAGCGGCACCCCGGCCGCCGTCATCCCGACCGACGTGACCGACCCGGCGGCGGTGGACGCGCTCTTCACCGGGACGGCCCAGCGCTTCGGACGCGTCGACCTGCTCTTCAACAACGCCGGTACCTTCGGCCCGCAGACCCCGCTGGAGGACCTCTCCTACCAGGACTGGCGCGCGGTGGTGGACCTCAACCTGACCGGCGCCTTCCTCTGCGCCCAGGCCGCCTTCCGCCAGCTGAAGCGGCAGCGGCCGCAGGGCGGACGGATCATCAACAACGGCTCGATCTCGGCGCACGTGCCGCGTCCGCAGAGCATCGCGTACACCGCGACCAAGCACGCCGTCACCGGTCTGACCAAGTCGCTCTCGCTGGACGGGCGGCCGTACCGGATCGCCTGCGGTCAGATCGACATCGGCAACGCCGCCACCGACATGACCGCCGCGATGAACCTGGGGGTGCGCCAGGCCGACGGACGGATCGCGCCCGAGCCGACCATGGACGTGGCGGATGTCGCCCGCACCGTGCGGCACATGGCCGAGCTGCCACTGGAGGCCAACATCCAGTTCGCCACCGTGCTGGCCACCACCATGCCCTACGTCGGGCGCGGCTGA
- a CDS encoding tetratricopeptide repeat protein, which yields MTLRLETAFAELALRNGGDAEALAVFGRVLAADPPPDRPTARRARRGRAWALEKLGRPAEAIEACRALLAEPDTEFGSADWALLAAALCRCYQDVGDQAMGVDFGERALAALAEHRAAPLEEYVQLGSALLGCYLARGDLASARLLAERLLPLARSTGSRVALGTVEWNASLIARQQGRLDEALVQAERALALMAEADNARHQGVLRCNLALVLIARGEPAAALALLVVAYPIVRESATIREVVCCVTLLAEALVQLGNPIEALAWVEQGAGLLDGIGDQLWQERAALALAFGRAYLGAGEEARGEAELRRCAQLLGRAGGHRSVALLWRGLGDSWAERRQRGPAMAAYQSAFTALGMPAIPAAVRGQRRAVS from the coding sequence GTGACGCTTCGGTTGGAGACAGCCTTCGCCGAACTGGCCCTGCGCAACGGCGGTGACGCCGAGGCGCTGGCGGTCTTCGGGCGGGTGCTGGCCGCCGACCCGCCGCCGGATCGGCCGACCGCCCGCCGGGCCCGGCGGGGCCGGGCCTGGGCGCTGGAGAAGCTGGGCCGCCCGGCGGAGGCGATCGAGGCCTGTCGCGCGTTGCTGGCCGAGCCCGACACCGAGTTCGGCAGCGCCGACTGGGCACTGCTCGCGGCGGCCCTGTGCCGCTGCTACCAGGACGTCGGTGATCAGGCGATGGGCGTGGACTTCGGCGAGCGGGCGCTGGCCGCGCTGGCCGAGCACCGGGCCGCCCCGCTGGAGGAGTACGTGCAGCTCGGCTCGGCGCTGCTGGGCTGCTACCTCGCGCGCGGTGACCTGGCCTCGGCCAGGCTGCTGGCCGAACGGCTGCTGCCGCTGGCCCGGTCCACCGGCTCCCGGGTGGCGCTCGGCACGGTGGAGTGGAACGCCTCGCTGATCGCCCGGCAGCAGGGCCGTCTGGACGAGGCGCTGGTCCAGGCCGAACGGGCACTGGCGTTGATGGCGGAGGCGGACAACGCCCGGCACCAGGGCGTGCTGCGCTGCAACCTGGCGCTGGTCCTGATCGCCAGGGGGGAGCCGGCGGCGGCGCTGGCCCTGCTGGTGGTCGCCTACCCGATCGTCCGGGAGAGCGCCACCATCCGCGAAGTCGTCTGCTGCGTCACGCTGCTGGCCGAGGCGCTGGTCCAACTCGGCAACCCGATCGAGGCCTTGGCGTGGGTCGAGCAGGGCGCCGGGCTGCTCGACGGGATCGGTGACCAGCTCTGGCAGGAGCGGGCGGCACTCGCGCTGGCCTTCGGGCGGGCCTACCTGGGAGCAGGGGAGGAGGCCCGGGGCGAGGCCGAACTGCGGCGCTGCGCACAGCTGCTGGGCCGGGCCGGCGGGCACCGATCGGTCGCGCTGCTCTGGCGCGGGCTCGGCGACTCCTGGGCGGAGCGGCGGCAGCGGGGGCCGGCGATGGCGGCCTACCAGTCGGCGTTCACAGCGCTGGGGATGCCGGCCATCCCGGCGGCCGTCCGGGGCCAGCGCCGGGCGGTGTCCTGA
- a CDS encoding helix-turn-helix transcriptional regulator, producing MESSDSVRGCAGTAEARAGMEYAQDATAEIGRRLRDLRRERGLKQSDLAGEGMSVSYLSLLESGKRPVTPVILRRLAAELDCTVEYLRTGAASDQELERQQQLLLRTTLAELALRGGELGAALAACDAVLAEEPPADPATRRRAEIARADALERLNRPADALAGLRELYRDEALGPGSAEWLRLAVALCRCHLLAGEPASAVEFGRAALARLDAVLAPPTEDHLGLGVVLIEAHHRAGALAAAKELADRLLPHAERAASPAARATAFRQASRRAQQRGETALALILAERALALPAEDELARHLGLLKAGYGSLLLDGPAPEPGQAKKYLALAGTELARCGRPLDRAGCELSLARADLMLGQYADGAAHAERALDLVGRQYSGLGVWAWLQLGEARRLQGQEQAATAALRTVELLLGEAEARLAGGRERAEAWRALGDQWLGHGCPDAAMNAYRQGLAAAGLSGAAPLRAVLRPSEP from the coding sequence ATGGAGTCAAGTGACTCGGTGCGCGGCTGCGCCGGGACGGCCGAGGCAAGGGCGGGCATGGAATACGCGCAGGACGCCACAGCGGAGATCGGTCGACGGCTGCGTGACCTGCGTCGTGAACGCGGGCTCAAGCAGAGCGATCTGGCCGGTGAAGGCATGTCGGTCAGCTACCTGTCGCTGCTGGAGTCCGGCAAGCGTCCCGTCACCCCGGTCATCCTGCGCCGGCTGGCCGCCGAACTCGACTGCACGGTGGAGTACCTGCGCACCGGAGCGGCGAGCGACCAGGAACTGGAGCGCCAGCAGCAGCTGCTGCTCCGCACCACCTTGGCGGAGCTGGCGCTGCGCGGCGGCGAGCTGGGCGCGGCGCTGGCGGCCTGCGACGCGGTGCTGGCCGAGGAGCCGCCGGCCGATCCGGCCACCCGGCGCCGGGCCGAGATCGCCCGCGCCGACGCGCTGGAGCGGCTGAACCGCCCGGCCGACGCGTTGGCCGGGCTGCGCGAGCTGTACCGCGACGAGGCGCTGGGCCCCGGGTCCGCCGAGTGGCTGCGGCTCGCGGTGGCGCTCTGCCGCTGCCACCTGCTGGCGGGCGAGCCGGCCAGCGCCGTGGAGTTCGGCCGGGCGGCGCTGGCCCGGCTGGACGCGGTGCTCGCCCCGCCCACCGAGGACCACCTGGGCCTGGGCGTGGTGCTGATCGAGGCGCACCACCGCGCCGGTGCGCTGGCCGCGGCCAAGGAGCTGGCCGACCGGCTGCTGCCGCACGCCGAGCGCGCCGCCTCCCCGGCCGCCCGCGCCACCGCGTTCCGGCAGGCCAGCCGCCGGGCGCAGCAGCGCGGCGAGACCGCGCTGGCGCTGATCCTGGCCGAGCGCGCCCTCGCGCTTCCCGCCGAGGACGAGCTGGCCCGCCATCTGGGCCTGCTCAAGGCCGGCTACGGCTCGCTGCTGCTGGACGGCCCGGCACCGGAACCCGGGCAGGCCAAGAAGTACCTGGCCCTGGCCGGCACCGAACTCGCCCGCTGCGGGCGCCCGCTGGATCGGGCCGGCTGCGAACTCAGCCTGGCCCGAGCGGATCTGATGCTCGGTCAGTACGCCGACGGGGCCGCCCATGCGGAGCGTGCGCTGGACCTGGTGGGTCGCCAGTACAGCGGGCTGGGCGTCTGGGCCTGGCTGCAGTTGGGCGAGGCCCGCCGGCTGCAGGGCCAGGAGCAGGCGGCCACCGCGGCGCTGCGCACGGTGGAACTGCTGCTCGGTGAGGCCGAGGCGCGACTGGCCGGTGGGCGGGAGCGGGCCGAGGCCTGGCGGGCGCTGGGTGACCAGTGGCTCGGGCACGGCTGCCCGGACGCGGCGATGAACGCCTACCGGCAGGGGCTCGCGGCGGCCGGCCTGTCGGGCGCCGCCCCGCTGCGCGCGGTGCTGCGGCCGTCCGAACCGTGA
- a CDS encoding phosphatase PAP2 family protein, which yields MGEPTEIQTQDGDDAARLRSGGSVQASARSAEQVTDGASGSTAVSAANSLRRRIMAQRRGPARPRLLFELALIGISYWIYSLVRNAVPEQAVVAQKHAMWVWHTEQFFGINVERSINHAVNSVTWVIVGMNYYYATLHFVITIGVLVWLYRSHPGRYAAGRTVLFITTAIALVGFYFFPLAPPRLAGLGFVDTVEVHHTWGSLASGAGASVSNQFAAMPSMHIGWSTWCGLTIFFLAERKWVRALGLIYPLFTLSVIISTANHYWMDAVGGLICLAFGFAVTRLIYHRWAYQFPQIPASWQAQAAVPEQRPTPVGVGSQR from the coding sequence ATGGGGGAACCGACCGAGATCCAGACGCAGGACGGCGACGACGCCGCCCGGCTGCGAAGCGGTGGTTCCGTCCAAGCCTCGGCCCGATCGGCCGAACAGGTGACGGACGGAGCCAGCGGCAGCACCGCCGTAAGTGCCGCCAACTCACTGCGGCGACGGATCATGGCGCAGCGCCGCGGTCCGGCCCGCCCCCGGCTGCTGTTCGAGCTCGCACTGATCGGCATCAGCTACTGGATCTACTCGCTGGTGCGCAACGCGGTGCCCGAGCAGGCGGTGGTCGCCCAGAAGCACGCGATGTGGGTCTGGCACACCGAGCAGTTCTTCGGCATCAACGTGGAGCGCTCGATCAACCACGCGGTCAACTCGGTGACCTGGGTGATCGTGGGGATGAACTACTACTACGCGACGCTGCACTTCGTCATCACCATCGGCGTGCTGGTCTGGCTCTACCGCAGCCACCCCGGTCGCTACGCGGCCGGACGCACGGTGCTCTTCATCACCACCGCCATCGCGCTGGTCGGGTTCTACTTCTTCCCGCTGGCCCCGCCGCGGCTGGCCGGGCTCGGCTTCGTGGACACCGTCGAGGTGCACCACACCTGGGGCTCGCTGGCCTCGGGCGCGGGGGCCAGCGTGAGCAACCAGTTCGCCGCGATGCCCTCGATGCACATCGGCTGGTCGACCTGGTGCGGGCTGACCATCTTCTTCCTGGCCGAGCGCAAGTGGGTGCGGGCGCTGGGGCTGATCTACCCGCTCTTCACCCTCTCGGTGATCATCTCCACCGCCAACCACTACTGGATGGACGCGGTGGGCGGCCTGATCTGCCTGGCCTTCGGCTTCGCGGTCACCCGGCTGATCTACCACCGCTGGGCCTACCAGTTCCCGCAGATCCCGGCCTCCTGGCAGGCCCAGGCCGCGGTGCCCGAGCAGCGGCCCACCCCGGTGGGCGTCGGCTCCCAGCGCTGA
- a CDS encoding bifunctional [glutamine synthetase] adenylyltransferase/[glutamine synthetase]-adenylyl-L-tyrosine phosphorylase yields the protein MTTGGSRFSRPENRLVRRGFTDPEAAVRRLAAPALHGLADDPILLDALGATADPDLALLGLARLLEALNEAERHTLRDTLTASKPLRDRLLGVLGASAALGDHLATHPRDWHALVTFERHDMHPGIRDFRRELEQRVRDADGEPADALRAAYRRCLLTIAARDLSATIDLPQTAAELADLAGATLRTALEIAAEQEPEAADACRLAVIAMGKCGGRELNYVSDVDVIFVAEPREGAEEQAALRAATRLAAAMMRLCSDTTREGTIWPVDANLRPEGRNGPLVRTLASHLAYYQRWAKTWEFQALLKARPVAGDTELGEAYVAALAPLVWQAAERENFVVDVQQMRRRVIEAIPAVELDRQLKLGPGGLRDVEFSVQLLQLVHGRTDPALRSGNTLEALAALSAGGYVGRADAASLDTAYRFLRTLEHRIQLHRLRRTHLMPKDPADLRRLARSLAAMINDDTRADPLAALEREWKRHALEVRRLHEKLFYRPLLAAVAELSAGEAIIPGTQAMSPVAAEERLKALGFADPSAALRHLGALASGVSRKAAIQRTLLPVLLARFADSADPDAGLLGFRQVSDALGRTPWYLRLLRDESAAAEGLARILSAGRLAPDLLLRAPEAVAMLGDAQGLEPRGRVVLEQEIRSAVGRAPSAAAAVAAARAVRRRELFRTAAGDLLGRHGAEPDQALETTANALTDLNAATLAGALAACTAGWEQAHGEAFPARLAVIAMGRFGGHELGYGSDADVLFVHEPLPGTEYDATAAARAVCNELRTLLAAPSTEPPLLVDADLRPEGRQGPLVRTLGSYAAYYARWSHVWESQALLRAEPAAGDAELGERFRELIDPLRYPAAGVPERDLMEIRRIKARIESERLPRGADPTTHTKIGRGGLADVEWTVQLLQLQHGHEVAGLRTTRTRQALLAAAGAGLLAGEDAAVLDTAWVLASRVRGAVMLVRGRPGDSFPSEPRELAQVARYLGYGAGHSGELVDDYRRATRRARSVVERLFYG from the coding sequence ATGACCACCGGTGGCAGCCGCTTCAGCAGGCCCGAGAACCGCCTGGTCCGGCGGGGCTTCACCGACCCCGAGGCGGCCGTCCGCCGACTGGCCGCCCCCGCCCTGCACGGGCTGGCCGACGACCCGATCCTGCTCGACGCGCTCGGCGCCACCGCCGATCCCGACCTCGCGCTGCTGGGCCTGGCCCGGCTGCTCGAGGCGCTGAACGAGGCCGAGCGGCACACCCTGCGCGACACCCTGACCGCCTCCAAGCCGCTGCGCGACCGCCTGCTCGGCGTGCTCGGCGCCTCCGCCGCGCTCGGCGACCACCTGGCCACCCACCCGCGCGACTGGCACGCCCTGGTCACCTTCGAGCGGCACGACATGCACCCGGGCATCCGGGACTTCCGTCGTGAGCTGGAGCAGCGGGTCCGGGACGCCGACGGCGAGCCGGCCGACGCGCTGCGGGCCGCCTACCGCCGCTGCCTGCTGACCATCGCCGCCCGCGACCTGAGTGCCACCATCGACCTGCCGCAGACCGCCGCCGAGCTCGCCGACCTGGCCGGCGCCACGCTGCGCACCGCGCTGGAGATCGCCGCCGAGCAGGAGCCGGAGGCCGCCGACGCCTGCCGGCTCGCGGTGATCGCCATGGGCAAGTGCGGCGGGCGCGAGCTCAACTACGTCTCCGACGTGGACGTGATCTTCGTGGCCGAGCCGCGCGAGGGCGCCGAGGAGCAGGCGGCGCTGCGGGCCGCCACCCGGCTCGCGGCGGCCATGATGCGGCTCTGCTCGGACACCACCCGGGAGGGCACCATCTGGCCGGTGGACGCCAATCTGCGTCCCGAGGGCCGCAACGGGCCGCTGGTGCGGACCCTGGCCAGCCATCTCGCGTACTACCAGCGCTGGGCCAAGACCTGGGAGTTCCAGGCGCTGCTGAAGGCCCGCCCGGTGGCCGGCGACACCGAGTTGGGCGAGGCGTATGTCGCGGCGCTGGCACCGCTGGTCTGGCAGGCTGCCGAACGTGAGAACTTCGTGGTGGACGTGCAGCAGATGCGCCGCCGGGTGATCGAGGCCATCCCGGCCGTCGAGCTGGACCGCCAGCTCAAACTCGGTCCGGGTGGCCTGCGCGACGTCGAGTTCTCGGTGCAGCTGCTGCAGCTGGTGCACGGCCGCACCGACCCGGCGCTGCGCAGCGGCAACACCCTGGAAGCGCTGGCCGCCCTCTCGGCCGGTGGCTACGTCGGCCGGGCCGACGCCGCCTCGCTGGACACCGCCTACCGCTTCCTGCGCACCCTGGAGCACCGGATTCAGCTGCACCGGCTGCGCCGCACCCATCTGATGCCCAAGGATCCGGCCGACCTGCGGCGGCTGGCCCGCTCGCTGGCCGCGATGATCAACGACGACACCCGGGCCGACCCGCTGGCGGCGCTGGAACGCGAGTGGAAGCGGCACGCCCTGGAGGTGCGCCGGCTGCACGAGAAGCTCTTCTACCGTCCGCTGCTGGCCGCCGTGGCCGAGTTGTCGGCCGGTGAGGCGATCATCCCCGGCACCCAGGCGATGAGCCCGGTGGCGGCCGAGGAGCGGCTCAAGGCGCTCGGGTTCGCCGACCCGTCGGCCGCGCTGCGGCACCTGGGCGCGCTGGCCAGCGGGGTGAGTCGGAAGGCCGCCATCCAGCGCACCCTGCTGCCGGTGCTGCTGGCCAGGTTCGCCGACTCCGCCGACCCGGACGCCGGGCTGCTCGGCTTCCGCCAGGTCTCCGACGCGCTCGGCCGCACCCCGTGGTACCTGCGGCTGCTGCGCGACGAGAGCGCGGCGGCGGAGGGCCTGGCCCGGATCCTGTCGGCCGGGCGGCTGGCCCCCGACCTGCTGCTGCGCGCGCCCGAGGCGGTGGCCATGCTGGGCGACGCGCAGGGCCTGGAGCCGCGCGGGCGGGTGGTGCTGGAGCAGGAGATCCGCTCGGCGGTCGGCCGGGCGCCGAGCGCGGCGGCGGCGGTGGCCGCCGCCCGCGCGGTGCGCCGCCGCGAGCTGTTCCGCACCGCCGCGGGCGACCTGCTCGGCCGCCACGGCGCGGAGCCGGACCAGGCCCTGGAGACCACCGCGAACGCGCTCACCGACCTCAACGCCGCCACCCTGGCCGGCGCGCTGGCGGCCTGCACGGCCGGCTGGGAGCAGGCGCACGGCGAGGCCTTCCCGGCGCGGCTCGCGGTGATCGCGATGGGCCGGTTCGGCGGTCACGAGCTGGGCTACGGCTCGGACGCCGACGTGCTCTTCGTGCACGAGCCGCTGCCGGGCACCGAGTACGACGCGACCGCCGCCGCCCGCGCGGTCTGCAACGAGCTGCGCACCCTGCTGGCCGCGCCGTCCACCGAACCGCCGCTGCTGGTCGACGCCGACCTGCGCCCCGAGGGCCGCCAGGGCCCGCTGGTGCGCACGCTCGGCTCGTACGCGGCGTACTACGCGCGCTGGTCCCACGTCTGGGAGAGCCAGGCGCTGCTGCGCGCCGAGCCGGCGGCCGGCGACGCCGAGCTGGGGGAGCGGTTCCGGGAGCTGATCGACCCGCTGCGCTACCCGGCGGCGGGCGTGCCCGAGCGGGACCTGATGGAGATCCGGCGGATCAAGGCGCGGATCGAGAGCGAGCGGCTGCCGCGCGGGGCCGACCCGACCACCCACACCAAGATCGGGCGCGGCGGCCTGGCGGACGTCGAGTGGACGGTGCAGCTGCTCCAGCTCCAGCACGGTCACGAGGTGGCCGGGCTGCGCACCACACGCACCCGTCAGGCGCTGCTCGCGGCGGCCGGGGCGGGCCTGCTGGCGGGCGAGGACGCGGCGGTGCTGGACACCGCCTGGGTGCTCGCCTCCCGGGTGCGCGGCGCGGTGATGCTGGTGCGCGGGCGCCCCGGTGACAGCTTCCCGAGCGAGCCGCGGGAACTCGCGCAAGTGGCCCGCTACCTCGGATACGGGGCGGGCCACAGCGGGGAACTGGTGGACGACTACCGGCGGGCCACCCGGCGGGCCCGTTCGGTGGTGGAGCGGCTCTTCTACGGCTAG
- a CDS encoding DUF7927 domain-containing protein — protein MRGMRRWIVPLVVLCTSSAGLLAAALPVSAQVEPPATVAAAAVPVAAGQSVAPTATASASASAAASGSPAAPSAPDSPSASDSASAPTGSAAASEVASASGPAAPAASDSPAAPGSPAAPDSPAAPGAPASSDTPSTSTSASASPGSTAPSAAPAAPAAPAAPSAPAAPAATPAVSVPGPASAAQGNRDDDTYCHLSILKTADRTSYLPGQRITYTITLTNDGHQPITGAVVTDDLSGDLADGSYNNDATVGAGQLRYQQPILTWIGDLNPGDSTRIVYSVTAADPDQGPMRLRDAVTGPQFSNCPTGTEQGCTVEVPSSPSSPSCPPTSPGGGWTPPGGGSTPPGGGWTPPGGGSTPPGGGWTPPGGGSTPPGGGWTPPGGGSTPPGGWTSPGGGTLPQTGAGLTPTMIIGSVLLLAGGSGLVLLSRRSRRR, from the coding sequence ATGAGAGGCATGCGCCGCTGGATCGTTCCGCTCGTGGTGCTCTGCACCTCGAGCGCCGGCCTGTTGGCCGCCGCCCTGCCGGTGAGTGCGCAGGTGGAGCCGCCCGCCACGGTGGCGGCTGCGGCGGTCCCGGTGGCGGCCGGGCAGTCGGTTGCGCCGACCGCCACCGCTTCTGCGTCCGCGTCCGCCGCCGCCTCCGGATCACCGGCTGCGCCGAGCGCGCCTGACTCCCCGTCGGCCTCCGACTCCGCGTCCGCGCCGACCGGTTCTGCCGCTGCCTCTGAGGTCGCGTCGGCGTCCGGACCGGCCGCGCCGGCGGCTTCCGACTCTCCGGCAGCACCCGGGTCTCCGGCGGCACCTGACTCCCCGGCGGCTCCGGGTGCCCCGGCGTCGTCCGACACGCCCTCGACCTCGACCTCGGCATCGGCCTCGCCCGGGTCGACCGCCCCGTCCGCCGCACCCGCCGCACCCGCCGCACCCGCGGCTCCGTCGGCTCCCGCAGCCCCTGCGGCCACCCCCGCCGTCAGCGTTCCCGGGCCGGCCAGTGCCGCCCAGGGCAACCGGGACGACGACACCTACTGCCACCTGAGCATCCTCAAGACCGCCGACCGGACCTCCTACCTCCCGGGCCAGCGGATCACCTACACCATCACGCTCACCAACGACGGCCACCAGCCGATCACCGGCGCCGTGGTCACCGACGACCTCTCCGGGGACCTGGCCGACGGCTCGTACAACAACGACGCCACCGTCGGCGCCGGCCAACTCCGGTACCAGCAGCCGATCCTCACCTGGATCGGCGACCTGAACCCGGGCGACAGCACCAGGATCGTCTACAGCGTCACCGCCGCGGACCCGGACCAGGGGCCGATGCGGCTGCGCGACGCGGTCACCGGCCCGCAGTTCAGCAACTGCCCGACCGGGACCGAGCAGGGCTGCACCGTCGAGGTGCCCAGCAGCCCCAGCAGCCCCAGCTGTCCGCCGACCTCGCCCGGGGGTGGTTGGACGCCGCCCGGTGGTGGCTCCACGCCCCCCGGTGGCGGCTGGACCCCGCCCGGTGGCGGTTCGACCCCGCCCGGTGGTGGTTGGACGCCTCCGGGTGGCGGGTCCACGCCCCCTGGTGGCGGCTGGACCCCGCCGGGTGGCGGTTCGACCCCGCCCGGTGGCTGGACCTCGCCCGGGGGCGGCACCCTGCCGCAGACCGGTGCGGGCCTCACCCCGACGATGATCATCGGTTCGGTGCTGCTGCTGGCCGGCGGTAGCGGGCTGGTCCTGCTCTCCCGCCGCTCGCGGCGGCGCTGA